A genomic region of Paenibacillus sp. PL2-23 contains the following coding sequences:
- a CDS encoding PDZ domain-containing protein: MLQQQAKTGRRLYVMGFLLSIISLAGAELIWLPAPVRTSWGAQWIELIDWLYYLIVLIPLIWAAGAASGLRAPRNSPAVVIVIRVMIIAVSLLLAVGVLMDVSGWITAAIAGGAVVVVLIIADLAITEVRARSGFPWRSSFTVTGIALALCALLVPTGYNVTYPGMTLNLNRYAHIAGGYAGGEINGVLVFDRPAVLADRLFGALLPQYRFYPIPEDEPPLSVTYAQVVAMKTDANRVAAAIAMEKAGAGQGVIADGVRIVAIVKDSPADGKLEAGDIVDQLNEVTVRTVEEMIGYMSTSVKPGETVAVTLRRGGEAVTVNVQTKAAQDAADKAVFGVSVQTEPKLDTPRSIVYNDYRAHVGGPSHGAMLTLAFIDQLVAGGVTGGLRVAGTGTIELDGSIGMVGGIPQKAYAVSRTDVDVFFVPMEGERAAKAAAPKLNVVGVSHIDEVLAWLSDSVTSQR, from the coding sequence ATGTTGCAACAGCAAGCCAAGACGGGCAGAAGGCTGTATGTAATGGGGTTTCTTTTATCGATTATAAGCTTGGCGGGGGCTGAGCTGATCTGGCTTCCGGCGCCGGTGCGGACGAGCTGGGGAGCGCAGTGGATTGAGCTGATCGATTGGTTGTATTATTTGATTGTCTTGATCCCCTTGATCTGGGCGGCAGGAGCGGCCTCTGGGCTTCGAGCTCCAAGGAATTCTCCAGCCGTAGTTATAGTTATTCGGGTTATGATTATTGCGGTAAGCCTGCTCCTCGCGGTGGGAGTTCTGATGGATGTCAGCGGTTGGATCACAGCCGCTATTGCTGGAGGCGCTGTTGTTGTTGTGCTGATTATCGCGGATTTGGCGATAACCGAAGTTCGGGCTCGAAGCGGCTTTCCTTGGCGAAGCTCGTTCACCGTTACGGGTATTGCTCTTGCGCTGTGCGCGCTCCTCGTACCAACCGGCTACAATGTGACCTACCCTGGCATGACGCTTAACTTGAATCGTTATGCGCATATAGCGGGGGGGTATGCAGGCGGGGAAATCAACGGCGTGCTTGTGTTCGACCGGCCGGCGGTGCTGGCGGATCGGCTATTCGGCGCGCTGCTTCCGCAGTATCGCTTTTACCCTATTCCTGAGGATGAGCCGCCGCTGTCCGTTACATATGCACAAGTTGTTGCTATGAAGACGGACGCCAATCGTGTGGCAGCGGCAATTGCGATGGAGAAGGCTGGCGCGGGTCAAGGTGTTATAGCGGATGGCGTTCGTATTGTTGCGATTGTGAAGGACAGTCCGGCGGATGGCAAGCTGGAGGCCGGCGATATTGTTGATCAGCTGAACGAAGTGACGGTACGCACCGTAGAGGAAATGATCGGGTATATGTCGACCTCCGTGAAGCCTGGCGAGACGGTAGCTGTTACCTTGCGAAGAGGTGGAGAAGCCGTAACGGTGAACGTTCAGACCAAGGCCGCCCAAGATGCCGCGGACAAAGCAGTGTTTGGCGTGTCGGTGCAGACGGAGCCGAAGCTGGATACGCCACGGTCGATTGTGTACAACGACTACAGGGCGCACGTGGGAGGTCCTTCGCATGGTGCGATGCTTACGCTTGCCTTCATTGACCAATTAGTGGCGGGTGGCGTTACGGGCGGGCTTCGGGTTGCCGGTACGGGCACCATCGAGCTGGACGGCTCCATCGGCATGGTCGGGGGCATACCGCAGAAGGCATACGCTGTCAGCCGGACGGATGTGGATGTGTTTTTTGTGCCAATGGAAGGTGAGAGGGCCGCAAAAGCAGCAGCTCCGAAGCTGAATGTGGTTGGTGTAAGCCATATTGACGAGGTGCTGGCATGGCTGTCGGACAGCGTGACAAGTCAACGTTAA